The following DNA comes from Solanum stenotomum isolate F172 chromosome 11, ASM1918654v1, whole genome shotgun sequence.
AACTATAGAAGAGGTCAAGAGAATACGACATGTACCTGATTATCATTTTCTGTAAAGTCGCCCCCTAACAAGAGAATCAAACACAAAAACGAAGCTGTAGGAAAGATCGCGTAGAAACATGACCTTCTGATTTTCGGATCTTTAAGTAGTGACACCTAAAAATACCAAAGAAAGAGTCTCATTTAGCACATTGAACTGAACattgcaaacaaacaacaagCTATGTTGCATTACTATAAGCTATAagctatgttgcttggactcctCAGAAATGATGTCTGGTGCGTGTctgatcctccaaaagtagtgtattttttaaGGATCTGACACGGGTGTAGAAGCATTTTTCGGAGAGTCTGAACAACATAGGCTACAAGATCATATATGTTTTGCATTACTCTAAAACTCTCTAAAAAAGATAACATGAAACATCAAGATAGTGACTTTCTTCTTTGACAACCAAGTAATCCCCGTTAACgaaaaaatatgataagaaaATCAAAGCATTATGTACAACAACTCACTTCCCCGTATCAATGGCTTACACAAAAACTACTCATGGAGTCGAACTCGAATCAACTATATAACCAACCGTCAAGGGCAGAGTCAAGTGAGAGCAAGGAGGTTCGATGggaaattacactatatatacaatgttaagattgtttttattaattaacatTAAATTTGAAGTATTTATTGAAtcacttcttcaaattttgatgtcattAATGAAATTTCTGACTCCGCCATTGAATAGAATCTAGCATTCTCGACATAGAAAAATGCAAAATTTTTATACATACATTAAATTTGGAacccataaatttcaaaagtacTAACATTTTCAATCATAAGAACatgaactcatcaaattcaaatcttaaTAACACAAACAACATTGCATGAACTTAACTATTAATCAATGCTAAACAGATGCAAATactactacaacaacaaaaacaacatatCCCCCGtaagtggggtctggagagCGTAATGAGTACAACGTACAATACCTACAAGATAGAAagattgtttctgatagaccctacatacaaatacattgaaataaaacagaaaaaaaaaacttacaaatGGCCTCATGTTCTTTGAAACAAACAAGAATAATCAACTTGCTGCCTTTGCCTTTTTTTTCATggattcaacattttttttaataataaagaaagcattttttttagaaagcaaataaaaaaaagggtatttttcaagattcaaccttttttcaaaatttgagaagaaaaagaagaattgttAGAGAAAACAATAAGATGGGGAAATTGTAGGAGAAAAGAAACTTGGTCAATTTTTTCAATGATGCCTATAGTGGGGGGATGTTGTGGAAGATATTGCGCGGTTTTCAACTACCAATATTtacacacaaaaataatatgagaattaataaataaaatatatttcatgtattatgttattaacatattttattttgatattataaaaattatgtCAAAGGAAAAAagtcaatatattttttaaaagggaaaattgtacataatggcaaactattaattcaaattaaatggtataaccacactttgatttaattgtgccctgtagcaaactgtttgccggtcgcctctctccctcaaactctcgctcgccactctccctctctcgctcgcctctctcgctttatacaaacaaaaatgtataaattgtgtttctgtttgtataaatcgagagaaaattgtatatacacatgcaaatacatatattttcgtcttatacacttataattatacaatacaaatattcctCTGTCCagtttgcctttctctctttctcgctttatacaaacacatattatacaaaatacaatgtataatactataatttatgtttgtataaagcgagagagagaacgatatttgatatacaaacgttctatttcgattcaattgtatacaaattcaaattttatgcagatatacaaacacataaaattaaattgagagACTCttaacgatttatacaaatgagagactgacaacaatttatacaaatggcctgccagcgaaattatacaaatctgaagaggagccagcgaattatacaattgcttcttttgtatatatgtatagcgaaatagctTAGTCATAgcatgtttgctatggagcgcaattatgcaaattttgctataacatacaaatatgaattttgtgtttgctatatgtgaaggttgctctttttaaaattgactagtaaataaataaagggaaaatggataaatataccccgaagtattgtaaatggtatgcaaatatcctccgtcatacttttgggacattggtgcccctgccatccaaaaactagagcatatatgcccttcactctaacggaagactaaatagggacacgtggcacaatcttatccgtcgataaATGTTGGATCGGTGGATatgattatgacacgtgtatgtccgttattataaaaggtatatatgctctagtgtttggacggcaggggcaccaatatCCCAAAGGGAAAAAGGGTAAATATatcccgaactatcgtaaatggtatgtagataccctccgtcatacttttggcaCATTGATGCCCCTGCCgtctaaaaactagagcatatatgtccttcactctaacggaagactaaatagggacacgtgacaCAATCTTTTCCGTCAATCAAgagcatatatgctctagtttttggacggcaggagCATCAATGTCCTAAAAGTATAACAGAgggtatttgcataccatttacgatagttcggctatatttatcttttttaccTAAATAAAAAGAAGGAATGAATGGGATTTAAATTGGCTGGGGAAAAAGAAGATTTTAGTTGTGATGTGTAAATGTGGACGCTTGTTCAAACGCCTCCTCTTCCATCTCCTCCATGTGTTGTGCAAAATCCTTATTCATCATATCGTCGCCGTCGCTTCTCAATCGCGTTTGGCCATTCTACTGGTAATAGTAAGAGTATCAAATCCATTCCGCGTTGTAATTACAACGATTCTATCCAATCATTTTGCAAAAAAGGACAGCTCAAAGAAGCCCTTCAATTCCTCTCTCAAGAACCCAATCCCACTCAACATACTTACGAGCTGCTCATCCTCTCCTGCTCTGAAAAACACTCCTTCTATGATGCTTTAACTGTTCACCGTAAACTTATTGATGATGGGTTCGAACAAGATTCATTTTTGGCTACTAAACTCATTAATATGTTCTCTAATTTCGACTCTATTGACCATGCCCGCCAAGTGTTTGATAAAATTTACAACCGAACTATATTCATTTGGAATGCCTTTTTCAGGGCATTGACATTAGCTGGACATGGTGTGGAGGTTTTGGACTTGTATAGACATATGAATGCCATTGGAATAATCCCATCTGATAGGTTCACTTATACATATGTCCTCAAGGCTTGTGTTGTTGCCTCTATACCAAAACATAAGGAAATTCACGCCCACATATTCAGACATGGTTATCACACTCATATACATATTATGACTACCTTAATTGATGTATATGCTAGGTTTGGTTCCGTACAGAATGCAACTTGTGTCTTCTCTCAAATGCCACAGAAAAATATGGTTTCTTGGAGCGCAATGATTGCTTGTTATGCAAAGAATGGAAAACCTCTTGAAGCATTCGACGTTTTTCGTGATATGATGACCCATGTTTTGTTACCAAACTCGGTGACAATGGTTAGTGTTGTTCAAGCTTGTGCAGCACTGGGTGCACTAGAGCAAGGGAAGCTATTACATGGATATATACTAAGAAAAGGGCTCGACTCTATTTTGCCTGTTCTCAGTGCCCTTGTGACAATGTATGCAAGATGTGGTGCTTTAGAATTGGGACGAAGAGTGTTTGATCAGATGGGAAAGCGGGATGTTGTTGCATGGAATTCCATGATTTCAAGCTATGGAATACATGGATTTGGGGCCAAAGCAATTGAAACTTTTAGAGAAATGATTCGACATGGAGTGTCACCAAGTCCAATATCATTTGTTAGTGTATTGGGAGCTTGCAGTCATGCAGGGCTTGTTGAGGAGGGGAAACAATTATTTGATTCAATGTGGAAAGAACATAAAATCTACCCTAGTGTGGAACACTATGCTTGTATGGTTGATCTTCTTGGAAGAGCCAATCAGTTGGAAGAAGCAGCTATAATCATTCAAGATATGCGGATTGAACCAGGACCCAAAGTTTGGGGTTCTCTTCTTGGATCATGTAGGATTCATTGTAATGTTGAACTTGCAGAGAGGGCAAGTAGAAGGTTATTCGAGCTTGAACCCACAAATGCTGGGAACTATGTACTTTTGGCTGATATTTATGCAGAAGCTAAGATGTGGGATGAGGTTAAACAAGTAAGGAAGCTTTTGGAGGCCAAGGGATTGCGGAAAGTGTCTGGTTGCAGCATGATTGAAGTAAAGAGGAAAATCTACTCTCTCCAGTCAGTTGATGAAATTAACATCCAAATTGAGCAAATTCATGCGTTGTTGCTAAAACTATCAACGGAGATGAAACAGAATGGGATGTATGTCCCAGATACCAGAATTGTGCTGTATGATCTTGAAGTAGAGGAGAAAGAACGTATTTTGTTGGGTCACAGTGAGAAATTAGCAGTTGCTTTTGGCTTGATTAATAGCAGCAAAGGAGATCCTATAAGGATTAGTAAGAACTTGAGGTTATGTGAGGACTGCCACTCATTCACCAAGCTCATTtcaaaatatacaaacagagAGATTCTAGTCAGAGACATCAATCGATTTCATCATTTCACCAATGGGGTTTGTTCATGTGGAGATTATTGGTAGACTTGTTCTCTTTCCTCTAACAAAGCCACCTTGCATAAACTCTATTCCGTTTTATGTATTATCCGTTAAGTTTTCGTTTTGTGAACACTCTTtatcgtttggtttgaatacaagttatgCTGGGAAATGTAGCATCCTCGCAAGTTAGTTTTGAAGCTTCACTAGATGTACATCCTCCATGGACCTGATTCTGATGCAACAATTACAGGTAACTTTAGACATCCTTTCAACTGATGCAGACTCAGACAAACAGAGGCACCAGCAGGATATACTTCTAATTGTGCAAGTTCTCTAAACAACTATGTTTGATCAGTAGAAATACTCTAAAAAACGTTCAATTGACTACCCTTTGGTCTATGTAGCTCCGCGACTAGCCTAAATGATTGAAGACAGGGGAATGTTGGAACAGAGcttgtcttttaatttttagtgtgttgatgattaatTGTGTTTTGATCTTACGAGCAGATAGTCGCGATCAAACAACTTAATCTCGAAGGCCTTCAAGGGAACCAAGAATATGTTGTGGAGGTACTTATGTTGATTTTAATGCATCATAACAATCTTGTGATACTGCACTCATGGAGAACAGAGGTTTTTGGTTTACGAGTTCATATAACGCTATACTTTTCTATCATAGTGATTAGTTTCTCTTAAAGAGCAATTCGTTCAGAGTTCATATAACGCGATAGTTTTCTATCTTAGTGATTAGTTTTTCTTATAGAGCAATTCGTTCCGAACTCAGTTGACTTCTATTGTTCTTTATATTACacatccttttatttttgtcctctaagattgatttgttGCAAAATTAGCCAAAAATGAATgactatatatatgtgtgtgagaATGACAAAGAGGGGCAAAAGAGAAAcataattgaaaacaaaaaattattgtaccatatatatatattattaatttaataaaatgaccAAAAGAATAGTGAACCATATCGAATAATTTGTTACGTGTAATATTAACTGCAAACCACCTCTAAATGCAATACAACTGCCACTAAATTTAGCATTTTGATTCAACAAGATTCTTGGCTGAAGGGGAAGAACCTTACTACGCTATAAGTCGTTGGATCGGTGagaaagggacaaaagagaagatcaattttCATTCATCCTTACTAAATTTTTAACAATGTTCAAAAAAAGTCATCAAAATAGTAAAAAGAAATTGTAATGACGCATTGcaattgaaatcattttttttttgtttatatgaaGAAACCTTGTAGAATGGGACAAAAGAGAAAGATCAATTTTCAATTATCCTTGCCGTAATTCTTAACAGAGTTCATAAAAAGTCATCAAATTgcaaaaagaaattacaatagttacatgaatcactatgacTTACAGTAAAGATTAAGCTTCATGAAATAGAGGAAGTAAAATTTTGAGGAATGAAACACACTTCATAAGAAGtctaattaatgtatttgagtTCGACCCCCTATAGAGGAAAAAAACTTACAAATAATAGGAGTCTggagccaaaagggcaaaaaaaaattgtcaaaaatttcaaaagggcacatcaaatttttttaaaatcaaaagagcAAAATCGCTCTTGACGAAGCGATTTCCCTCTGACACAATGACTAAAGCGATTTtgtccaattttattttatttttttaattaaaattcgCTGCCCTAGCAGTGATTTAAGtcgaatatttttttact
Coding sequences within:
- the LOC125845173 gene encoding pentatricopeptide repeat-containing protein At3g46790, chloroplastic; this translates as MWTLVQTPPLPSPPCVVQNPYSSYRRRRFSIAFGHSTGNSKSIKSIPRCNYNDSIQSFCKKGQLKEALQFLSQEPNPTQHTYELLILSCSEKHSFYDALTVHRKLIDDGFEQDSFLATKLINMFSNFDSIDHARQVFDKIYNRTIFIWNAFFRALTLAGHGVEVLDLYRHMNAIGIIPSDRFTYTYVLKACVVASIPKHKEIHAHIFRHGYHTHIHIMTTLIDVYARFGSVQNATCVFSQMPQKNMVSWSAMIACYAKNGKPLEAFDVFRDMMTHVLLPNSVTMVSVVQACAALGALEQGKLLHGYILRKGLDSILPVLSALVTMYARCGALELGRRVFDQMGKRDVVAWNSMISSYGIHGFGAKAIETFREMIRHGVSPSPISFVSVLGACSHAGLVEEGKQLFDSMWKEHKIYPSVEHYACMVDLLGRANQLEEAAIIIQDMRIEPGPKVWGSLLGSCRIHCNVELAERASRRLFELEPTNAGNYVLLADIYAEAKMWDEVKQVRKLLEAKGLRKVSGCSMIEVKRKIYSLQSVDEINIQIEQIHALLLKLSTEMKQNGMYVPDTRIVLYDLEVEEKERILLGHSEKLAVAFGLINSSKGDPIRISKNLRLCEDCHSFTKLISKYTNREILVRDINRFHHFTNGVCSCGDYW